GCATCGGCGGGCTGACCGCCGCCATCGCGCTGCACCGCGCGGGATGGACGGTGGCGGTCCACGAACGGTCCGCCACCAGGCAGCAGATCGGCGCGGGGCTGATCCTCTGGCCGAACGCGGTGCGGGCCCTGCACACCCTGGGACTCGCCGAGGCGCTGCGGTCCCGGGCGGTGGCACTGGCCGGTTCCGGGGTGCGCCGGCCCGACGGGCGATGGCTGTCGCGCACGAGCGCCGATCAGATGGTCGCCCGGTACGGTCTCCCCCAGCTGGCCCTCACCCGCGCCGGCCTGGCGGAGCTGCTCACCGCCGCGCTGCCGCCCGGCTGCCTGCGGCTGGGCGAGACGGTCACCGGCGTCGACGCCGGTGACCCCGACCGGCAGGCGAGCGTCCGCTGCGGCGACCGGCTCGTCCCCGCCGATCTCGTCGTCGCGGCCGACGGGGTCAACTCCCGGCTGCGCCAGACGTTCTGGCCGGCCCAGCCGCCGGCGGAGTTCCGCGGCTACGTCGCCTGGCGGGCACTGGTGCGCTTCCCGGCAGCGGAGATCGACGGGGCCGGCGAGACCTGGGGGCGCGGGGAACGCTTCGGCGTCGTACCGATCGGCCCCGATCTGGTCTATCTGTACGCCACCGCGAACACCACCGCCCGCGAGCCCGGCACGGCGGAGCTGGCCGGCCTGCGCAGCCGGTTCCGGCGCTGGCACGACCCCATCCCGGCCCTGCTCGACGCGATCGAGCCCGGCGACCTGCTGCGCCACGACATCACGGCGGTCCACCCGGCGCTGCCGCGGCTGCACCGCGGCCGGGTCGCGTTGCTCGGCGACGCCGGCCACGCGATGGAACCGAACCTCGGCCAGGGCGCCGGCCTGGCCATCGAGGACGCCGTCGTGCTGGCGCACGCGGTGGCCGACGGCTCGTCGACAGTCGCCGGTCTGGCCCGGTACGACCGGGCCCGGACCGGCCGTGTCACCGGCCTCGCCCGGCAGTCGCGCCTGCTAGGCCGGCTCACGCAGAGCTCCTCGGCCGCCGTCACGGCGCTGCGCGACCTCACCGTACGCCTGACTCCGGACCGTCTCGGGATGCGCGGGTTCGACGCCGCCGCCGGCTGGCACCCACCGGCACCGCGACCCGCGCCCGCCATGCCGGAGGAGCGGGCATGACCGTGCACAGCTCGCTCGCGCGTCGCCGGGCCTGCGCCGCCGGGGCCTGGTCCCTGGTGGTCGCCGGCGCCGTGCACGCGGCCGTCGTCGCCGCCGGCACCGCCGC
This window of the Actinoplanes oblitus genome carries:
- a CDS encoding FAD-dependent monooxygenase; this encodes MDVERRPSAVVAGGGIGGLTAAIALHRAGWTVAVHERSATRQQIGAGLILWPNAVRALHTLGLAEALRSRAVALAGSGVRRPDGRWLSRTSADQMVARYGLPQLALTRAGLAELLTAALPPGCLRLGETVTGVDAGDPDRQASVRCGDRLVPADLVVAADGVNSRLRQTFWPAQPPAEFRGYVAWRALVRFPAAEIDGAGETWGRGERFGVVPIGPDLVYLYATANTTAREPGTAELAGLRSRFRRWHDPIPALLDAIEPGDLLRHDITAVHPALPRLHRGRVALLGDAGHAMEPNLGQGAGLAIEDAVVLAHAVADGSSTVAGLARYDRARTGRVTGLARQSRLLGRLTQSSSAAVTALRDLTVRLTPDRLGMRGFDAAAGWHPPAPRPAPAMPEERA